Proteins from a single region of Ziziphus jujuba cultivar Dongzao chromosome 1, ASM3175591v1:
- the LOC107413704 gene encoding uncharacterized protein LOC107413704 isoform X2, with the protein MPINGNSTPPPVIGKIGPYTVFMTPPSTPKPAAQPVFDSPKKVVPPPVQPPPQQFDKSIAVSDSVADGSVLGFFKNAVNKVQNAHSSLDDHLARWFGLNQSKYQWALDDYYESKGLGGEGEIMV; encoded by the exons ATGCCTATCAACGGCAATTCCACTCCCCCGCCGGTGATCGGCAAGATTGGACCCTACACCGTCTTCATGACCCCACCTTCTACCCCGAAGCCTGCTGCCCAGCCTGTCTTCGATTCCCCTAAGAAAGTTGTACCGCCTCCTGTTCAGCCTCCTCCTCAGCAATTCGATAAGTCCATTGCTGTTTCGGATTCTGTAGCTGATGGGTCTGTTTTGGGATTTTTCAAGAATGCTGTCAATAAGGTTCAGAATG CACACTCAAGTCTTGATGACCATCTGGCTCGCTGGTTTGGATTAAATCAGTCAAAGTATCAGTGGGCACTGGATGACTATTATGAGAGCAAGGGATTG GGAGGAGAGGGGGAGATAATGGTGTAG